In a genomic window of Bacteroidales bacterium:
- a CDS encoding FecR family protein, translating into MKINTDKAWDKVYTRIKEEQLLVPEHDQKIRILAFTRKWVAGIAVLCICGMVIAYFIISKEKENTWLTVQNQDILNTLVNTLEDGSIVFLKKGSTLSYPKHFTGEKRTVSFEGEAMFDIFPDQESPFLIETKPVTVEVLGTTFDIISNGEESFKLSVQNGTVKISLKNSMINAIVKAGESVQLESGQLHKTISGHEIYDLYTEKMDFKDESLSNIIKVINLICDKPVVLKNTDVAERKMTISFSNNTPSDMIELLCIAMGLKYNDDGHTIWIDAE; encoded by the coding sequence ATGAAGATCAATACAGATAAAGCCTGGGATAAAGTATACACAAGAATAAAAGAAGAGCAGTTGCTCGTTCCCGAACATGATCAAAAAATACGTATATTAGCCTTTACCAGGAAATGGGTGGCAGGCATTGCCGTTTTGTGTATCTGTGGTATGGTTATAGCTTATTTTATCATATCCAAAGAAAAAGAAAATACCTGGTTGACTGTACAAAATCAGGATATTTTGAACACATTGGTGAATACCCTGGAAGACGGATCTATCGTCTTCCTCAAAAAAGGCTCCACACTTTCATATCCGAAACACTTCACCGGAGAAAAAAGAACTGTATCCTTCGAAGGCGAAGCCATGTTCGATATTTTTCCCGACCAGGAATCTCCTTTTTTGATTGAAACCAAACCAGTAACAGTTGAAGTATTAGGTACTACATTTGATATCATATCTAATGGAGAAGAATCGTTTAAATTATCTGTGCAAAACGGAACTGTAAAGATATCGCTAAAAAATTCAATGATAAACGCCATTGTCAAAGCAGGGGAATCGGTACAACTGGAATCAGGACAGCTACACAAAACAATATCCGGACACGAAATTTACGACCTGTATACCGAAAAAATGGATTTCAAAGATGAGTCATTGTCCAATATCATTAAAGTAATCAATCTGATTTGCGACAAACCTGTGGTTTTGAAAAATACAGATGTGGCTGAAAGGAAAATGACCATTAGCTTCTCTAACAATACACCATCGGATATGATTGAACTATTATGCATTGCAATGGGATTAAAATATAATGATGACGGGCATACTATATGGATTGATGCCGAATAG
- a CDS encoding carboxypeptidase-like regulatory domain-containing protein: MMFGKVWMCIGLLFILPLNAQDNDILNKELYIPKLKGSTYEVLKKISDLSGYLFMYDSEVVNNERNIKIPAGDYSLKDIILQVTDFEIQIKVIDRHILLHKSSDQNQHTERNKSHLILEGIVKDKENNEPIPYCSVNISENGMGTVTNQNGAFILKLPDSLKNTSVRISHIGYESQNIPADLFMDHTIDIYLNAQAIALESVIINYIDPQKILKDMMENRSRNYPSRPFYTTSFYREGINRKKGFCSLSEGVFRIYKTGYNSTSKEQVKLMKMRKISDARKQDTVIMKMKAGVSAILMLDVVKDIPDFLEIDGNMFDYRKTGIETMNEHRTHVITFEQKPEIRGPLYKGSLYIDEKSYALIHTHFQINPAYIEQANSLLVANKGRNVNISVQSAEYSVSYRLWNSKYYINHIRGDLHFKVKLKKIFSVPSLIHTYFEMVTCAIDTLNVKKIPFKEVQPAHKVFSETHYVYDAGFWENFNMILPEEKLSDAISRITSKIEEKIEF, translated from the coding sequence ATGATGTTCGGAAAGGTATGGATGTGTATTGGGCTATTGTTTATTCTTCCTTTAAATGCACAGGATAATGATATCCTAAACAAGGAATTATATATCCCCAAGCTAAAAGGCAGCACTTATGAGGTATTAAAAAAAATCTCCGATCTCTCCGGGTACCTGTTTATGTATGATAGCGAAGTCGTAAATAACGAACGAAATATTAAAATCCCCGCCGGAGATTATTCACTCAAAGATATCATTTTACAAGTAACAGATTTTGAGATACAGATAAAAGTCATTGACCGGCATATTCTGCTCCATAAATCATCTGATCAAAATCAGCATACTGAAAGGAATAAAAGTCATCTGATACTTGAAGGAATTGTTAAAGACAAGGAAAATAATGAACCTATCCCATATTGTTCGGTGAACATATCGGAAAACGGAATGGGAACTGTGACCAACCAAAATGGGGCATTTATATTAAAACTACCTGATTCCCTAAAGAATACAAGTGTCCGGATTTCGCATATCGGGTATGAATCCCAAAACATTCCGGCTGATTTATTCATGGACCATACAATTGATATTTATTTGAATGCCCAAGCCATTGCACTGGAAAGTGTCATCATCAACTATATCGATCCGCAAAAAATATTGAAGGATATGATGGAAAATCGTTCCCGTAATTATCCATCCAGACCATTCTATACAACCAGTTTTTACAGAGAAGGGATCAACCGGAAAAAAGGATTTTGCAGTCTTTCCGAAGGAGTATTCCGTATTTATAAAACAGGATACAACTCTACATCAAAAGAACAGGTAAAACTGATGAAAATGCGTAAAATTTCCGATGCCCGGAAACAGGATACAGTAATCATGAAAATGAAAGCCGGAGTTAGTGCTATCCTGATGTTGGATGTTGTAAAAGACATACCCGATTTTCTGGAAATTGACGGAAACATGTTTGATTACAGAAAAACCGGCATAGAAACCATGAATGAACACCGGACCCATGTGATCACATTCGAACAAAAACCGGAAATAAGAGGTCCTTTGTATAAAGGTTCGCTGTATATAGACGAAAAAAGCTATGCACTCATACATACTCATTTTCAGATCAACCCTGCCTATATTGAACAAGCCAATTCGCTACTGGTTGCCAATAAAGGCCGTAATGTGAATATTTCTGTACAATCTGCGGAGTATTCCGTTTCATATCGCTTATGGAACAGCAAATATTACATCAATCATATACGTGGGGATCTGCACTTTAAGGTGAAGTTAAAAAAAATATTCTCTGTCCCATCTCTCATCCATACTTATTTCGAAATGGTTACCTGTGCCATAGATACGCTAAACGTCAAAAAAATTCCTTTCAAAGAAGTACAACCCGCACACAAAGTCTTTTCGGAAACCCATTATGTGTATGATGCCGGATTCTGGGAGAATTTCAATATGATTTTACCCGAAGAAAAACTAAGTGATGCTATTTCCCGCATCACTTCAAAAATTGAAGAAAAAATAGAATTCTAA
- a CDS encoding UDP-glucose/GDP-mannose dehydrogenase family protein — protein sequence MKVAIVGTGYVGLVTGTCFAEVGLDVTCIDVDQKKIDNLNKGITPIYEPGLEEMVLKNMQVGRLHFGTELSACMEDMEVVFIAVGTPPDEDGSADLKYVLDVARTIGANLNKYVLAVTKSTVPVGTAKKVRQAIQGELDKRKVDIQFDVASNPEFLKEGAAIRDFMYPERVVLGVESEKAENILKKLYRPFLLNNFPVIFMDVPSAEMTKYAANAMLATRISFMNDIANLCEIMGADVNMVRKGIGSDSRIGSKFLYAGCGYGGSCFPKDVKALIKTAKENGYRMKVIEAVEEVNEAQKEILFQKLSDHYQGNLKNKTVAIWGLSFKPETDDMREAPAISLIDRLIKAGVKVKAYDPVAMDEARIRIKDPVTYCKDKYEATIDADALLLVTEWTEFRLPAWPVVKKTMSQPFIIDGRNIYDKNELKESGFEYVCIGKK from the coding sequence ATGAAAGTTGCTATTGTAGGAACTGGCTATGTCGGATTAGTCACCGGTACTTGTTTTGCTGAGGTAGGTCTGGATGTAACATGTATAGATGTTGATCAGAAAAAAATCGATAATCTGAACAAGGGTATCACTCCCATATATGAACCCGGATTGGAAGAAATGGTCCTGAAAAATATGCAGGTTGGACGTTTGCACTTTGGAACAGAATTAAGCGCCTGCATGGAAGACATGGAAGTAGTTTTCATTGCGGTGGGGACTCCTCCCGATGAAGACGGAAGTGCCGATCTCAAATATGTATTGGATGTTGCCCGGACCATTGGAGCAAACTTGAATAAATATGTCTTAGCCGTCACCAAAAGTACGGTTCCGGTAGGCACCGCAAAAAAAGTACGTCAGGCCATTCAGGGAGAACTTGACAAAAGAAAGGTGGATATTCAATTTGATGTAGCGTCAAACCCGGAATTTCTGAAGGAAGGAGCTGCCATCCGTGATTTTATGTACCCGGAAAGAGTGGTACTGGGTGTGGAATCCGAAAAAGCAGAAAACATCCTGAAAAAACTATATCGCCCTTTTCTATTGAATAACTTTCCGGTAATTTTTATGGATGTCCCATCCGCAGAAATGACTAAGTATGCAGCCAATGCCATGTTGGCCACCCGCATTAGTTTTATGAATGATATCGCCAACCTGTGTGAAATCATGGGGGCAGATGTCAATATGGTCCGTAAGGGTATCGGTTCGGATAGCCGCATCGGTTCGAAATTCCTGTATGCCGGATGCGGATATGGAGGCTCCTGTTTCCCGAAAGATGTAAAAGCACTGATAAAGACGGCCAAAGAAAATGGGTATCGCATGAAGGTCATTGAAGCGGTAGAAGAAGTAAACGAAGCCCAGAAAGAAATTCTTTTCCAAAAGCTATCGGATCATTACCAGGGCAACCTGAAAAACAAAACGGTAGCCATCTGGGGATTATCATTCAAGCCTGAAACAGACGATATGCGGGAAGCTCCGGCAATCAGCCTGATCGATAGATTAATCAAGGCAGGTGTAAAAGTCAAAGCATATGATCCGGTGGCTATGGATGAAGCCAGGATCAGGATCAAAGATCCTGTTACTTACTGCAAAGATAAATATGAAGCAACCATAGATGCCGACGCATTACTGTTGGTTACTGAATGGACTGAATTCCGGCTTCCTGCCTGGCCGGTAGTAAAGAAAACAATGTCTCAACCATTCATTATTGACGGAAGAAATATTTATGATAAAAATGAATTAAAGGAGAGTGGATTTGAATATGTATGCATAGGGAAAAAATAA